tcaaatgctgatgagataaaggccacgagcggatatgtattcactcatggaggtggcgttgtttcttggaagtcttgaaagcagaccatcttaacgaggtcaacaatggaaacagaactcacagcactagatacaggtacggtcgaagcagattggcttcgtCGGCTCTTGAATGACTCGCCGGTAGTTGAGAAACCTGTATtgggtatccttatgaactgtgacaatcaaactgtgatcacgaaagtgagcagctcaaaggataacatgaagtcatcaagacacgttcagagaaggttaaagtctgtcaggaaaatgaaaaactccggagttattgcattggattatatccaaacgtttaagaatctggcagatccttttactaagggtctatcacgtaatgtgatagataatgcatcgaggaagatgggtatgagacccacaatatgagttgttcacagtggtaacctattctttgtgatcggagatcccgtgaattagatgtggaagacaagctgttgatcaactgagaggagagtatccttactattaacaataccattccatgaagatgcaatactctcctaatctgcatggcaggttgatgtatatcttaatgtgttctaagtggctcatttaagcagagatgttgtcctgcagaacatcttttgaagaacacacctatatgagtctgattgttaaacgtcgcaatctatgagagtagggttctctctagtaaactcatgaaaggtcttggagtatgacgcataagctccacccgcggggaagacccacggtagccacgtatcggtcaaggctttatgtgaagctagattcgcagaaaacttgcagttcaaggcctagtctactgttcaagttgcttactagtgtagcatagagttctaggtggaagttcaacttaacagtctccactgcagtaccggtatataaaacagtgttttggaactaaaggcaaatttttgtgtgcctctgggatctggtgggggattgctggaatttaGTCTATTTTGGGACAGCCCAATAActatttcagaaattcctaaataaatcctagaggcccacttagcccatttgtgcaaaacaagggatactactaaagtttagtcccacactgctagtttagtgggagttggacctccttataagggaggctctttccccacttgtatgagcatgagaacaagaggggcATCCACGCgggctcctcctccgccgcccgcctcgccacgccacgcctcgtcacgccgcgacgcgccgcgggttgcgggaatgagccgagccgatgtctaaatttttgtcacgcacgacgggtatacgaaaggtcatGCGGGAGCTGAAACGTTTTTTTGTAGTGGACACTGAATCCGAACGGCTCGCCTCTTCGGCTGAAGTCTGTTCGCTTCGTCTCCCTCTGTTGCTTCACCTCCCGTCGCAGCCTGTTCGCCTCCTTCTCCTGTGCCTATATAAGAGAGGTCGCTCCTCTCCAGAGAGACACACCAGAAGAtcctcttcctctcgccacaaagttcctgagcactgcgttgctgctacgatcttccccatcccgacttgcggcgtgcaccgcaggtcgggacagtaggcctccgaaaccgcaccttttgagttctgtacgggagaagggtgataaggtttttgggaagcgctcagcgcgactactgacttcttcgtcaCGGACGCCCTGGACTCCGACGACTAGTTCCCCGACGACGACTGCTTCgccgacgtcgacaacctcctcgacgacatggctggcgaggacaccgaccccaagaCCGGTGCATCTGCTCCCGTTCCGTACGTTCTCATACTCTTTCTGTTAGAGGTTCTGTCACAACTTCTTGCTCTAGTGTCTGTTCTAGACGTGTTCGGTTCTAGTTCATATATACAGATGCTATTTACCTTTTCTCTGTCGAATTGCATGACTTGTTTTACCTCtgctatattagtcatgctttatctagtatttctgtcaataaaatcattcggtaaattgctcatatttccaacacaatgAGCAACTTGGAATTGACAAAGCTCTAACAAACAACCACGGCAAAGATTTGGCACACTCACATCACTGAAGCAACATAAGGAGAAATAGCTACATATCTAAATATCATGCAAAGCTAAACAAGAAGCTCACATCATGAGTTCAAGTGACCAAAGCATAGTTTGTATTTTCTCGTAAAGAGTGTTTTTTATTATAACTCAAAATGTAGCATCAAACAGATACTCCCTCggtccctctgtaaactaatatataGGGTCAGTTCTTTTGGGTTGCTTAAAAAATAAGTTGCCTCTTGCCAGGTTAAAAAAGAAGCCACTCCCAAAATTTATTGAGGCTTCTATATTAGTCATCCCATAACTAGTCCAGAAGCGCCAATGAATAAGGAATGTGGCTTATGAGAAAAGCTGGGGAGGAGGTAGCTTATTTTTGAAGTCGCCAAAAGAACTGGCgctaagagcgtttagattactaaagtggtgatctaaacactcttatgtTAGTTTACGAAGGGAGTATAGCATAAGCCAAAAGTGACAAGTCTgactaaaaacagaaaaacaaacATAATGGCAACCGCAGATGCTTATTGAGATTGAAAATTATGATCAAGTGAAGGCGATGATTACAATCCCCAGCTTGTAGAATTCAGGATCTATAAATATGGCCAGTCACAACCTCAGCAATACACTACTAGTCCCATATTAGCAGTAGCTGATTGGCCAATTAGGCACTAACTAGGCAGAAAGAGGTATGGCGACGGAGGTCGCCGTTGTTCCTGGCACGAGGACGCCGGTGTCAGTGCTGGTTCTCATGGCACTGACCGTGGTCTGCCTATCCGCAAACGGCGCGGCGGCGCAGCAGGCAAGCGGCGTGGCGGCGACGTACAACCTGTacaacccagagaagatcaactGGGACCTGCGCGCCGCCAGCGTCTTCTGCGCGACGTGGGACGCCGACATGCCGCTGGCGTGGCGGCAGAGGTACGGCTGGACGGCGTTCTGCGGCCCCGCCGGCGCGCACGGCCAGCCGTCCTGCGGCCGCTGCCTCCAGGTACGTACTCCGTCGATGGATGATTCGCGTAAGAAAATGTGCATCGTGTTATGGATCGCGCGTTGTTTGATCGGCGGGACGTTGTCACCTGCAGGTGACGAACAGGGCGACGGGGGCGCGTACGGTGGCGAGGGTGGTGGACCAGTGCGCCAATGGCGGGCTCGACCTTGACGCTGCCGTGTTCCAGCAGATCGACACCGACAGAGGCGGCGCCGCCAACGGCCACCTCGTCGTCGACTATGAGTTCGTCGGCTGCCAAGACTAAATGTGCATGGGAAATCAGTAGCCCCAGCAAGAAATAAAACGCAGTCGAAATCAATACTACTCGAGGCCTACAGCACGTGTTGTTTTCCGATTCTGAATATCTCGTCATCATGTAACTCATAATCGATAGTCGCAATGACAGCTTTTTATGTCCCATCAAAGGCACGTAATCTGGCTACTGAATAACAAATTAGTTCATATAAACATCTTCAGCAAGTAGGCGCGTGCCATCGCGTTCAGTATTGGTTTTGACGCTCCTATGTTTGATAGCAAAGTATTGTACGAGTCTGTTGTTTCTCACCGTTATAGCCAAATATAGGTTAGAAGGCACCAAAAAAGACGGAAAAATGCAACGATTTGGTAGTTCAGATTAAACATACAGTTTGGGAACTTATAATTTACACAATCGCAAGAACGAAACCCGTCTCTGTCTGGCTTGGAAGATTTCAGCAAGAACAAGCAAGTCTGACCAGCAGCAGCACCACCACCATCAAGGCACGCAACGCAGGCGTGCAATCTGTCTGTTGCTTGATGCTGCATGTACCAAGTCTGCTGGAGTTGCAAAGTTCCATGTAAATCAAGCAAGATAAAGTGCACCACGAGTTTCGGTATTCTTGTGATTGCATATCAAACATCATAATGCCATAATGGTTAGAAAACTATCGTCAGGCAACAGGGAAGCATCTCTCTCCAGCCAGCGTGGGCAAGCTTGGCAGCTTCTACTGTTGTCAGACCATGTTAGTTCCAGTACCGAAACAAGGTTTCTCAGTGCCATGGAAAGGCAGTTTCAGCATCTTCGTTTTCCTCCAAACGACAAAAGATATGCATTCAAACTCAACTGGCGATCAACCAAGATCACAAATAACTAGAGCAAACGTCACCTCGCCAATAGATGGTCTGTCTGCGGTCTCTCCCCCTGACCGATCTAGTGAGCATGGTTCCACTGACTGGTTTGCAGAGCCCGACATCAATCACTGAAGTAACTTTCCTTTTCTCGTGATCCTCGTCCAAATGCATATCAAATAACATAGCCAGGCACAGAACTTGGTGGGTTAATATATAGTCCTCGTACGACCGAGGAAGAATTCGGAGGATGTGAAGATTCACCTGCAAGTCATAAGAGCAGTGAAACCATGAGAGACGTGCGACGAATGAAAATTTGAGAAAGAAGCTCATAATACAAACCTCAGCTTCCATTGCACGAAGATCATTGTGCCATTTCAAATCTTCGGTCTTTTCAGAAACCAGCTGCAATCTGAAAAGTGGTGGCCTAAGAGGATACTCCATGCTAATTTTAATCTGCAATTGCAAACCAACAGTGAGAAAGCAAGCACACATGGAGATTCTTGCAACAAGGCCTATAGGAAGAGTGGCTGGAAAATTACCTTGGCTTCCAGCATGACTTTTGAACCATTCTTCAAAGTTTTACTCAAGACCATGGTGAACTCTCTGGAAGCATAATCCTCCCAGGATTTATCTATAGTGAGGCTACCTTGCTCAGTTTCTTGGTCAGCACATGCCAGCTCCTCCAACTCACTGTCACTGTCCATTAAGAAATCAAGATCATCCTCATTTCTACCAAAACTGTGTGAGATGCTTAGCTTAGATGGTGCAGAGCCCTTTGATATAAGAGATAAGCCTCTAGAATGGTTTAGAACTTCAGGTGAGACCTCTGCCTGTGATACTTTAGAATCATCTGGCATATCTTCAGAGTGAACCACAATTGGAAGCTCACCATCCTCTCTGTTACCCTCGGTTTCTTGCCCATTTGTCACAGATCTTCTCTCCAAATCACTGTCAACACTTCCTGCAGGCCCACTCACCACTAAAGCAGAACGAGCCGAAGGCTCAGGAAAAACTCCTGTCAATGACCAACTGTGCATACTACACGATGGGGTGCGTGATGCCCATGGTGTATTCTCGTGTTCTATGTGAGGCCACCTCAGCTTAGTTAAATAACTAAGTTGCCACCTGTAAATGACAGACCCAAAAACTTCAAAGGGATGCATTCAATCAAGCAAGATATGCATAGGAGTCATAAGTAGCAAGAGAAAGATGGTTGACAAGAACCAGCTTAGATCAAAGAGAAGACATGAAGAAGCTTTAAACGAGGTGTTCACAATTTTTTTCCCAGGAAATGTTTCATTAACTCATGCAGCATGTCTCAGAATGACATGTACAATGAAGCAAAAGCATCATCCGACCAAAATTGTCAGCCAAAGTACAATGCACACATCTGTAAAGATCTATCATCCGGATTTGGCTATTGAcatcccaaactgcaaacatggTAGAGCAGGTGACTCACGTGAGAGCCATTTGTGCAATTTTCCGAGAGCGGATTCTCTGCAAAATAGTCTGTGCACGATTCTGCTGACGGTATAGTGCAAGCCCAGATGACAAATCAGCATTTCTCGACGCTCTGTTAGAACTATCCCCAACAGATTGAGGAACCTCCGGGAGGAAGTCTATACCAGCTAGATGCTGTGCCCACTTGTACGGACGCGAATCCTTTTCACTAAAATTTGGAGTCTCCCCAGCATAAAGCTTAGCCATCTGCATAAAATTCATAGGTCACCTTTTTAGATTGTATGGAGAAAAGCTACGGATAATCTGGAATCATAATGCCCAACAGCTTTTTTGCTGccaaaaaataaacaaaaaacaTGGTAACTAAATGCTGCCTATGAAGACATAAATAAAAGGACAAAAGCATGTAAACTGCTGGCCAGAGGCTTCAATAACAACAGGGATACATGTGAAAAGAAGCTGCTCTAGAAAACACACCTGATGAGGCAGCTCTAAGCCGGTGTCATCTGGAAATAGGTTGCACAGGATATTGCTGTCCATTCCATCTGAATCTTCAGATCCAACACAGACAACATTCAACTTTGCCAAGTATTCAAACCTCAAAGTGATGAGCTTACGACGCTTGGTTCCAGGATCTTCAGTATCATATACATGGAGAACAACTTTGAGTGGATGAAGTTGATATGCTAATGCAGGATTACTAGCTTCCTTTGAACTCTTCCTAGACCTTGATCTTCTTCTCTGAGCATCTTCTTCCTCATCAATTGCATCGTCGTCCATCCTATTACTATCATCATTTGCCAAAGTACCTGCTATTGCAGATACATAAGAAACAATTCATCCATAATATTAATATCCTCAAAGTAATGACTTACAAACTGTCACATAATCAATTTGATTCCGACTGTGTTCATATGCTCAGAAACTCAAATGTAAAGATGAACAAAGCAGCAACTGTGTACTGTTGGCATGTTATTCCATTTCCAGTGGAAAAATAATAATAGATCACACAGCTTCTAAAAAGGCTTTGATAAATGTGCCTATGCTGCAATACAGAGCACAAACTGTTCTAAAACATTCACTAGGAAAAAAATTATGTTTGGTTATTAAGTGCCTCACATGACCAGCACGTCCCTTTTGCACTGTTATAAAAATAGTAACTCTAAAAGAATTTTGCAGAGACTATATAGGATACGTCCAAGGTTGCAAAAAAGTTTTTAAAAAAAGGACCACAAGTCCTTGTTCTTGCAAGGACACGACCACTCGTCTATTAAGAAACAGCAGTGTTGAGAAATGCAATAAAGGAACAAGTGCAGGGAGGCATAGCATGCTAGATTTACACATTAATCAGATGTGCTACATTCCAAACAGATATAACATACCCATTTCCTGTTTGGCTTGCTGTTGAGCAAAAGTTTGAGCGTCCTTTGTGCTTCCATTTACCTCCACTTCAATATTCTCGCCAAATGCTTCTTTCTGTCCTAACAACTGGGTGTAAGTTATATAAAGAGGAGATGGGAGCAACTCAGCTGCATGGTGCTGCTTTAATTTCTTAGTATGCAGCATCCCAAGCTGCTGCTGCACTGGCAAAGATGCTTTCTTCAGTGATTTCAAATGCGATGGGAGGCTTGAAAGGAACTTCTTCTGATTTGCAATTGTCCCCAGCAAACTGTTCTTCTGTTGTTCCAATTTCTCATGTCGCTCACATAGCTCTTTACGCTGTATCAGAATTAACACATATTTTAGATGACAGAAATCAAATCCTGAACAGACCAGCGACAGTGATAATCGACTTCTGACTAGCAAGGGCACACAGATTCAGAACACATGAGACACAGGCTATTTTATAGCAGGATGAAAAATCTATGTGCAGAATTCATGAATGAAATTATAGTAGTAGCACAAAGGACCCTCACACACATTTCTAATAGTACACAAACTGGCCTGGTGCATTGTACATGTAAGGTAAGTTAAATAGAGTTGCCAGCAGACATTGTATTCTAGTTATTAAACAAATGTTCGCCGGAACAGTGGTGAACCAAACACAGTAATAATCCAAATTTGATTCTAATAAGCAGCAGGAACCTCCCTACTTTTGTGATATAAAACCAATATCAGACCAATCTTGTACCAAGTTAAA
The sequence above is a segment of the Aegilops tauschii subsp. strangulata cultivar AL8/78 chromosome 6, Aet v6.0, whole genome shotgun sequence genome. Coding sequences within it:
- the LOC109744189 gene encoding THO complex subunit 5A isoform X2; translated protein: MATVLAAEAMDVEAPARPPSATTAPKPRSLHDLLAETRASVEEVAARILAIKKDGAPKSELRELVAQMSLLLITLRQVNREILMEEDKVKGETEAAKAPVDSTTLRLHNLLYEKNHYVKAIRSCLDFQTKHPGIDLVPEEEFHRTAPADIRDKTLAADTAHDLMLKRLNFELVQRKELCERHEKLEQQKNSLLGTIANQKKFLSSLPSHLKSLKKASLPVQQQLGMLHTKKLKQHHAAELLPSPLYITYTQLLGQKEAFGENIEVEVNGSTKDAQTFAQQQAKQEMGTLANDDSNRMDDDAIDEEEDAQRRRSRSRKSSKEASNPALAYQLHPLKVVLHVYDTEDPGTKRRKLITLRFEYLAKLNVVCVGSEDSDGMDSNILCNLFPDDTGLELPHQMAKLYAGETPNFSEKDSRPYKWAQHLAGIDFLPEVPQSVGDSSNRASRNADLSSGLALYRQQNRAQTILQRIRSRKIAQMALTWQLSYLTKLRWPHIEHENTPWASRTPSCSMHSWSLTGVFPEPSARSALVVSGPAGSVDSDLERRSVTNGQETEGNREDGELPIVVHSEDMPDDSKVSQAEVSPEVLNHSRGLSLISKGSAPSKLSISHSFGRNEDDLDFLMDSDSELEELACADQETEQGSLTIDKSWEDYASREFTMVLSKTLKNGSKVMLEAKIKISMEYPLRPPLFRLQLVSEKTEDLKWHNDLRAMEAEVNLHILRILPRSYEDYILTHQVLCLAMLFDMHLDEDHEKRKVTSVIDVGLCKPVSGTMLTRSVRGRDRRQTIYWRGDVCSSYL
- the LOC109744193 gene encoding pathogenesis-related protein PR-4-like produces the protein MATEVAVVPGTRTPVSVLVLMALTVVCLSANGAAAQQASGVAATYNLYNPEKINWDLRAASVFCATWDADMPLAWRQRYGWTAFCGPAGAHGQPSCGRCLQVTNRATGARTVARVVDQCANGGLDLDAAVFQQIDTDRGGAANGHLVVDYEFVGCQD
- the LOC109744189 gene encoding THO complex subunit 5A isoform X1, with the translated sequence MATVLAAEAMDVEAPARPPSATTAPKPRSLHDLLAETRASVEEVAARILAIKKDGAPKSELRELVAQMSLLLITLRQVNREILMEEDKVKGETEAAKAPVDSTTLRLHNLLYEKNHYVKAIRSCLDFQTKHPGIDLVPEEEFHRTAPADIRDKTLAADTAHDLMLKRLNFELVQRKELCERHEKLEQQKNSLLGTIANQKKFLSSLPSHLKSLKKASLPVQQQLGMLHTKKLKQHHAAELLPSPLYITYTQLLGQKEAFGENIEVEVNGSTKDAQTFAQQQAKQEMAGTLANDDSNRMDDDAIDEEEDAQRRRSRSRKSSKEASNPALAYQLHPLKVVLHVYDTEDPGTKRRKLITLRFEYLAKLNVVCVGSEDSDGMDSNILCNLFPDDTGLELPHQMAKLYAGETPNFSEKDSRPYKWAQHLAGIDFLPEVPQSVGDSSNRASRNADLSSGLALYRQQNRAQTILQRIRSRKIAQMALTWQLSYLTKLRWPHIEHENTPWASRTPSCSMHSWSLTGVFPEPSARSALVVSGPAGSVDSDLERRSVTNGQETEGNREDGELPIVVHSEDMPDDSKVSQAEVSPEVLNHSRGLSLISKGSAPSKLSISHSFGRNEDDLDFLMDSDSELEELACADQETEQGSLTIDKSWEDYASREFTMVLSKTLKNGSKVMLEAKIKISMEYPLRPPLFRLQLVSEKTEDLKWHNDLRAMEAEVNLHILRILPRSYEDYILTHQVLCLAMLFDMHLDEDHEKRKVTSVIDVGLCKPVSGTMLTRSVRGRDRRQTIYWRGDVCSSYL